From the Planifilum fimeticola genome, the window GAAGGCTTTATTGTTTGAAGGAGGGATCGCCATGCTGGATGTGAAATTGCTGCGCAACCGCTTGGATGAAGTGCGGGAAAAGTTGAAGCACCGCGGAGAAGACATCAGCGGCTTGGATGATTTCGCCGGCCTGGACCGGCGGCGCCGCGAGCTGCTCCAGGAGAGCGAACAGCTGAAAAACAAGCGCAACACCGTGTCCAAGGAGATCGCCCGAAAAAAGAAGCAGAAGGAAGACGCCTCCCGGGAGATCGCCGAAATGCGCCAGGTGGGGGAGCGGATCAAGGAACTGGACCAGGAGCTGCGCCAAGTGGAGGAGGAGTTGGAATCCGTCCTCCTCACCCTGCCCAACATTCCCCACGAGAGCGTCCCCGTCGGCGATTCCGAGGAGGACAACGTCCCCGTCCGCCATTGGGGGGAGATTCCGAAGTTCGCCTTTGAGCCGAAACCCCACTGGGAATTGGCGCGGGAGCTGGATCTCTTGGACTTTGAACGGGCCGGCCGGGTGACCGGTTCCCGCTTCGTCTTTTACAAGGGGGCCGGAGCCCGTCTGGAGCGGGCCCTGATGAACTTCATGCTCGACCTGCACATCGAGAAGCACGGCTACACGGAAATGATTCCGCCCTATATGGTGGGGCGCGACAGCATGATCGGAACCGGTCAACTTCCCAAGTTTGCCGAGGATTCCTTTGCCGTCGCCGACAGCGACTACTACCTGATCCCGACCGCGGAGGTTCCCGTGACCAACTATCACCGGGGCGAGATCCTGTCGGCGGAGGAACTGCCCAAAAAGTACGCCGCCTTCAGCGCCTGTTTCCGGTCCGAGGCCGGGGCCGCCGGCCGGGACACCCGGGGGCTGATCCGCCTTCACCAGTTTAACAAGGTGGAGTTGGTGAAGCTGGTCCGTCCCGAGGACTCCTATGAAGAATTGGAAGCGCTCGTAAAGGATGCGGAGGCGGTACTTCAGCAGCTTAAGCTTCCCTACCGGGTGGTGCTGATGTGCACCGCGGACATCGGGTTTGCCCAGAGCAAGAAGTACGATCTGGAAGTCTGGATGCCCAGCTACGGAACCTACCGGGAAATCTCCTCCTGCAGCAACTTCGAGGATTTCCAGGCCCGTCGCGCCAACATCCGCTTCCGCAGGGAACCGAAGGCCAAACCGGAGTTTGTCCACACCCTGAACGGATCGGGTCTGGCGATCGGCCGGACCGTGGCCGCCATCCTGGAAAACTTTCAGCAGGAAGACGGCAGCATCCTCATCCCGGAAGTGCTTCGCCCCTACATGGGCGGCATGGAGCGGATCTCCCCTTGAGGGAGGGCCGGCAACTCTTCAGCTTTTCGGGGATCTGTATGTAGCATGCCGTTTTTCCCGTCTTCTCCCGCCGCCGCCTCGAGAGGGGGCGGTGGCGGGCCTTGACTTTTTTAGGAAACCGGGTATAATATCACAGTGATTCGTAAGATGGAGAGGTGGTCGAGTGGTTTAAGGCAGCGGTCTTGAAAACCGCCGAGGGCTCACGCCCTCCGTGGGTTCGAATCCCACCCTCTCCGCCAAGTATATCAAGGGTTTCCCGCTTTCCAGGGGTGTCCCTGGAAAGCGGGAAATAAAGGGGATTGCAAACAAATTGCAAACCTTTACCCCGCTAAAGTGATCATTCCCTATTTCCAAATACGAAGTCGCCCCATTTCCGGGCGGCTTCTTTTTGCATGTTCGGAAGCTCCAGACCGGGAATCGAAGGCAAAAAGAAAGCCGGGTAGGAACCCGGCGTGGCCCATCATCGATTTTTAGTGCCAATCGTTCGCCCCGGACTGTGAGACGATCATGTTCAGTAAAAACGCCAGTAATTCCATAAACACCCTCCA encodes:
- the serS gene encoding serine--tRNA ligase, translated to MLDVKLLRNRLDEVREKLKHRGEDISGLDDFAGLDRRRRELLQESEQLKNKRNTVSKEIARKKKQKEDASREIAEMRQVGERIKELDQELRQVEEELESVLLTLPNIPHESVPVGDSEEDNVPVRHWGEIPKFAFEPKPHWELARELDLLDFERAGRVTGSRFVFYKGAGARLERALMNFMLDLHIEKHGYTEMIPPYMVGRDSMIGTGQLPKFAEDSFAVADSDYYLIPTAEVPVTNYHRGEILSAEELPKKYAAFSACFRSEAGAAGRDTRGLIRLHQFNKVELVKLVRPEDSYEELEALVKDAEAVLQQLKLPYRVVLMCTADIGFAQSKKYDLEVWMPSYGTYREISSCSNFEDFQARRANIRFRREPKAKPEFVHTLNGSGLAIGRTVAAILENFQQEDGSILIPEVLRPYMGGMERISP